DNA from Lemur catta isolate mLemCat1 chromosome 7, mLemCat1.pri, whole genome shotgun sequence:
GAATAGGTAGACATTGGACATCACGACATGAACAACAGGTGGGGCACTTTTCCAGAAGCGGTGGATCATGGAGACAGCAATGATGGGCACATAAAAGGCCAGCACTGCACAGATGTGTGACAAGCAGGTGTTGAGTGCTTTGAGCCGCTGCTCCTGGGATGCAATGGCCAGCACGGCTCTCAGGATCAAAGCATAGGAAAGCAGGATGAAAGTTGAGTCCACACCATAGGTGAAAATGACCACAAAGAGCCCATAGATATTGTTGACATGGATGTCTCCACATGCCACTTTCATGAGATCTGGATGGAGGCAGTAGGAGTGATGCAAAACATTACCTTTGCAGAAGGGCAGTCGTTTCAccagaaaggggaaaggaaagagaatggtGAAACTCTTGGTAAGGATGCCCGGGCCCATAGCCAAGATGCGACTATTGGTGAGCACGGTGGCATAACGTAGTGGGTTACAAATAGCCACAAAACGATCAAAGCTCATGGCCAGCAGTATGCCTGATTCCATGAAAGAGAAAGTGTGAATGAAGAACATCTGGACCAGGCAGGCGTCGAAGCCAACATGGTGGTAGTTGAAGCAGAAGGTGGCAAGCACTGTGGGAAGTGTAGAAAGGGACACTCCCAGGTCATTGAGAGAGAGCATAGAGAGGAAGTAGTACACGGGCTGGTGCAGAGCAGGCTCCCAAAATACCAGAGTGAGGATGCTGAGGTTGCCTACGATGGAGATCAGGTAGAGGATGCAGAAAATCAGGGCAACCCACGCTACATCTGTCTGTATCCCAGGAATGCCTGCCAGCTGGAGTGTGGCTGGCTGGAAGGGGGTGCCATTGAGGCCCCACatggcaggcaggtgggagaatACAGATGGGGAATGGGCCAAGGAGGATGTGTTTGGGGAgttcttcactttctttctttcagatatCCTGTCTCCAACAAAAGTTCAGAGATTGAAAATGTTTGCCTATCTATGTTCCTGACTCACACATTAGACTCTGAGCTCTTTGAGGAAGCAGCTGGGTTCTACTCATTTTTATACTACACCCAGAGCACGGCAAGGCATGGTCAGAGAAAACATGAACAAAGTCCTTTAGTCCTCACCTGAGACTGCAGTAtccttccatttccttatctCACCCGAGAAGTCATATtctgggaataaaaaaaaaaatagaaattaggatAGACTGGGAAGAGGAAACACTGCCCAGTCCTTTGGGGACATTTTAGTAGATAGCATAGATGGAACATCTACTGCTATTAAGTGACAGCTTCAATTACCTTTACTTAGActtcacctcagccttccaatcCCAGTGGCTGCCCCTGAACTTGTCATCACCATAAACCACTCTACCTCTGAAATCTTAAATTTCAGTCTTTCACATTCTGACCATAGGCTTCTACCTTGCGGCTCTCTTACCTTCTCAAGGCCATGCACTTGCTCTTGAGTCTCCATGGTTCCTCCATTTCCTTCTGGTCTGTCTATTAACTCTTCCTTCCTCACATTTTTCATGTCCTACTCCCCCACTAAGACTGGCCCCTTCATCTTCTCTTGTCTGTCTTTCACATACACATGATGAAACCCAACCTCTCATAAATTCTATAGTCAAACTGGGTGTGCAGCTGGCTAAAATCaaagaagcaaatattttattgaaatcaaaaacagagaaacttattacttgctgttacCTAAATGTTAAACTTATTCACATCTTGATTCATTCTTAACCCCTGTTTTCTGAGAAGGAGATTGTTCTCCTTCAAGGACAGGCTCTCCACCTTCAGGAATTCATTTTTTGTCACCCCCTTCAGAGACCTTTTATGTTAATCCAGTGTATTTTTAacctctttctttctgcctctttttcttcACACAATAAGTATGTGCAAGACCATACCATCATAAAAACACAATAACCTTCCCCTCTAGCTGCCACTCTATGACCCTTTCCCAATCCAATTCTTTGTCAAATGCCTTGAAACATTGTATCTCCAGATGCCAAGAAATGGGAGGCTATAATCTGTTTGATTATGTACCTGCTTCTCCAATTTAGTTCTGAGACTCCCAATGTCAGGGATCCAATCTTATTGACTTTGCCTTTTCTCACTGCTCATTGCATAATATTGTGGCTTCTACACTTTCCCCCTCAAAACCAAAGCAAATTTCTCTATGGTTAcaaatttctctttgtctctaAATCTAATGGAAAGTATTATCTCTTGTAATTCATTTAACCTCCTTGCACAGTTAACACTCTTGGTAACTCATCTTTTTGGAACTACCTTCTTCCTTCAAGGGCaccattttttcacaattttattcCTACCTTGACTTCTCCTTCTCTACCATCTTTACTGAAATCTcttttctgcatttgtttttaatcagCCTAATTCCAGACAAATTAAACAATAATCAGAATGGTACAAGCTGAGAAACCACATTCAAAGGAAACTGCTTCATTCCCTTTATTTAAAATAGCTCTTTAATTGTAATTCTGTGGTATCTGGCATCTCAAAATTAAAGCTCCATGCTGAAATTTAGACATAATGGCTCCTCCGTTCCTTTGCTCTTTCTAGAATGTCCATTCTCTTTCTAGCACTTTTGGTAAACACAGTGAAGTTAATGGAAAGACTCTTCGTGACACCAATAGGTACTAAGAACTCTTCCACAAGATAGGTTTTCCCCACTGTCTTGTAACCCCTGACATACGAATTGAAGTAGTCCAGAAAGGTAATATTTTATCTATGCTCCATATTTTCCTttgtctggaaaaaaattttgaaaacttctcCCTCACAAAGAATAATGCCACCGACCACCCAACGGCCATTTTTTCCCTTGCTTTGTTCACAGCAATGTAAATTAAGACTTCATGTGACCAACCTTGGAAGAAAGGTCAAAAAGAAGGAGACAAACACAAGCAATGCACAGCATATGCCTaagtatgcacacacacagtcactCAAAAGTAccagaaaatatacatttctatACTTCTACACACAGTTACACATATCTTACatccacacatacacaaaagctACCATACACTCCCTTGTTCACACAAAACACTATCACACCACAGAACCTAGGAAGACTCATAGCTACTCATTGATACTAtacaatatatttcaaatactCCCCCATGTTTAAACCCtcttaaacacatatttattaatataaacaaacatacacacaagTGTCACAATGAATCAGCACTGGAAACCACAGTAATATCCCCACAAATTATGTTCCCATGACATACACAATACAGAAAACCCAGGTAAGATTGAAGACCACATTGTTGAATAACTTCAGTTCATCTGATTCAGTGATCTTTCTCCAGCTGCACACTCAAGTACCAGGTATAGGAAATGATAATTCCAATTGTAGGATTTAAATAAAGAAGTATAAAATACCCAAAAGATAATAATCTATAAATGATGCATCACCCCTTAACCTAGTGGTAATGTGGTTTACTATTAGGGTTATGATTCAGATGAAAACCTGGCACCAGGAGTCTGTGATCCTAGACTTTGGAAGGGGTCAGATCTGGCTCACATTTAGAGGGAAGATATAAGGGTCAGAGTCCTACTGGAGTTTCAGCAAAAGTGTTAAAGTTTGGAGTAAAGTCTAAATAAGGACCCCAGCTAGGCAATCTGAAGGAGGAGCACTCACTGGGTGGAAGATGCTTCACTTGTAGCTGGATATGCTGTCCTGTGGGTCCAGCTGGCAGAGCAACATCAGCTAGTTCTCCTATGACTCATAAATTTATGAATATCCCAGAATCCCAAGGCATTTGTGTGTGGTAGGAGGAGAGGGAGTGGAAATAATTAGGAGGGTGGCCCAATGTTATCTGGGCCATAGGAGAATTGCTCCCAGGAGAATCTCATTCTTGGATCCATCATCCCTGATGTCATCCTTCATATTCATTAGTATGTTAATTCATCCTTGATCAGGAAATGTAAACACATTGCATACATGTATGCAAACATACATAGTCATAGATATCCTGAGACTCCCACCCCAGATATATACCCTTAGACACATTCAGCTATTTATTTACTAACATTTGCATTGCTTTTTTCAAATTTACATGCatataaacaaatgcaaatatacTCATGCAACTGCCCAGTGCTCTAGTTACTAGTCAGATATCTTGATACATCAAACATGCACTATAATCTATGTATTCTTACACTCGTTACAGAGGCTAATTTAAATTATAGacataattttagaaatagacAATTAATAGACTCCTCAAAAGTCTGAGTTTTAGCTTTGCAGCACTCCTCGCTAAAACTTGTAAGATTTAATAAATCCAAATTCTTCCCTTTGTTCCTCCAGTCCTAGAGTAAGAAGCTACAGCCTGAAGTTTCTACCTCCAATGACatatttatattccattttttatattatgtgttcTCTAATATTTggttaataattctttaatttttctcaattaaaGGAATTGGTATGgttcttggccgggcacggtggctcacatctgtaatcctagcactctgggaggctgaggcaggtagatcgtttgagctcaggagttcgagaccagcctgagcaagagcgagatcccgtctctactaaaaaaatagaaagaaattatatggacaactaaaaatatacagaaaaaaattagccaggcatggtggtgcatgcctgtatcccagctactcgggaggctgaggaaggaggatttcttgagcccaggagtctgaggttgctgtgagctaggctgatgccacggcactctagcctgggcaaaaaagcgagactgtgtctcaaaaaaaaaaagaaggaattggtATGGTTCTTATATTTGACCGGACCATAACTGAACCTTGGTTTTCTTTCCTAAGTTAGAATGTGACTTATATATATGAATTCAACAGTCCCTAAATATAACACACACCCAGTACATGTCAAGTCTAAGTGGATAAAATCTAAAATTGATAGATGTGCCTTTCTTCTCTGATAGCAGGATTGAAGGAAAGACTATTGTTGCATTGGGGTAGGGCATCTGTTGTTACAGAGGAATGCTGACCATTTCCTGGATAGGCTACATGCTAGAAAGAGCAGGCATAGTGTCATCTTAGATCCTGTCCAAAAGAGCATATGGTTCCACAAGGGCGATCTGGGTTGCGGCTGGAGTTATAAGCCACCATATAGAGTAAGGATACATTATATTAAATcaagaggagaagaaataaaagatgaagaGATGCTTCTGTGAATAACTTATAAAAGCACCAAATGTAAGAAAGAGTCAGCTCTAGACATTTAATAGGCCCAGTTAACATGATAGCAGTTAATGGCAACACCAGTGGATTTTGAACTTTCCATTTTCCCACCTCTCTCTTCCCT
Protein-coding regions in this window:
- the LOC123641599 gene encoding olfactory receptor 51I1, which codes for MWGLNGTPFQPATLQLAGIPGIQTDVAWVALIFCILYLISIVGNLSILTLVFWEPALHQPVYYFLSMLSLNDLGVSLSTLPTVLATFCFNYHHVGFDACLVQMFFIHTFSFMESGILLAMSFDRFVAICNPLRYATVLTNSRILAMGPGILTKSFTILFPFPFLVKRLPFCKGNVLHHSYCLHPDLMKVACGDIHVNNIYGLFVVIFTYGVDSTFILLSYALILRAVLAIASQEQRLKALNTCLSHICAVLAFYVPIIAVSMIHRFWKSAPPVVHVVMSNVYLFVPPVLNPIIYSVKTKEIRKGILKIFHKSQA